GTACTGTTTTGACGGCAACCGCCGGGACAAGTTATTTGTGGGCCAACAGTTTAGGAACTTCGCAGAGTGTTACAGTTACCGCTACGGGAACCTATTCGGTTACTGTAACCGATAACAATGGTTGTGTAGCTAATGGAACTGTTACTATTTTGAGTAATAATGTGGCGCCTTTACCTTCTATAGTGCTTACCCAACCTACTTGTTCTACCAGTACGGGCTCTATTCAGGTTACTTCACCTGCATCGGAATATAGTTATGATGGGGGTACTACTTGGGTTACCAACTCAACGATGAGCAATCTACCGTATGGTACCTATTTGGTCAAAGTGAAAACGGCTGCCGGTTGTATTTCGTATAGTTCGAGTGTAAACATTATTGCCTTTTTATCTTCGTTTCCTAATTTTTCGGCTGTTGACCCTACGTTTTGCGGAGGATTAGGTAGTATAACCATAACGTCTCCAGCCGCTTTTTACAGTTTTGATGATGGCGTTACTTGGACTACTGATAATACGGCTACAGGATTACCCTCTGGGATTTATTTAATTCGAACGAAAGATGCGGCAGGCTGTATTTCTAATTTTAACAGTGTTACTTTGAGCAGTGAATTTTTAGATCCACCACTGTATATTAAAGACAATCCCTTTTGTGGTAATCCCGGCAGTATTATCATTACAACACCGGCTGCTGAATACAGTTTTGATGGAGGGACTACCTGGCAAACTTCAAATACATTGAGTAATTTAAGCAGTGGCAGTTATATTATTAAAATAAAAGACAGCCAAGGGTGTACATCGCCAAATGTTTATGTTTATTTAAACAATTTAGAAAATAGTTATCCGCAGTATGCCTTAGACGATGCCGGTTGCGGTACTTATGCCACCATTACTATACTTACACCGGGTGATTTTTATAGTTTTGACGGTGGAACTACATGGAGTACCAATCCTGTGCTGACCAATTTAAACGGTCCTGCATCTTTCAGTATAATGGTAAGAAAAGGAGCTGCCTGCAAATCGTATTCGGCCAGTGTGTATGTAAACACTAAATTTTTACCAATTCCTTCTGTTACTGATTATGCGACCACTTTGTGTGACAGTTTGAATGACGGTTCGGAAAATGTAGATTTAACGCTTTACAATGCTAATCTTATTGCCAACTCAACCTCATACAATTACAGTTACTACACTAGTTTAACCGCGGCTCAAACCGGGAATTCTTCGGGGTTAATTACCAATTTTACTGCCTGTAATTTGAGTAACAGTAATAACAAGGTTTTTGTTCGAATCACTTCGACCGACAGTTGTTCGGCGGTGGCTGTATTACAATTTACTTTTATTGATTCGCCAAGAATTTATATGGAAGACCGCTATCCATTGTGTGAGTTTAAATTTGCTATTATTGATGCCGGAGTTGGTTTTGACAGTTACCATTGGTCTTCCGGTCAAACGGTACATGCGGTATCCGTTATTCATGACGGCAACTATTCGGTTACTGTTACCGAGAATCACCCCGCCGGTTTGGTTTGTAGTTCAAAAAAAGACATCACTGTATTTTTATCGAACCCGGCAACAATCACAAAAATAGAAGAATTTGACTGGACCGAAGTGGACAACAGCATCATTATAACGGTTACCGGTTTGGGGATATATGAATATTCAATAGACGGTGGTCATTATCAAGATTCGAATAAATTTGAGCATTTAAAACCCGGCATTTATAAAGTATTTGTAAGAGATAAGTATGGTTGTGGTGTGGTTGATGATGAAGCTTTGCTATTGAATTATCCAAAATTCTTCACCCCAAACAATGATGGTGTCAACGACAATTGGAGGATACGTTTTTCACAATTTGAACCGGAAATTGACATAAAAATATTTGACCGCTACGGGAAGTTGCTCATAATAATGGACAGTGATGAAGCCTGGGACGGTACGTATAACGGGCACTTAATGCCATCGGATGATTATTGGTTTTATGTTACCCGAAGCGATGGAAAAATTCACAAGGGACACTTTGCCATGAAGCGATAATGGGATTATTTCCCTTCTTTTTTTCTTTCGGCAATAAAATCGTTTAGTTTTTTACCATACATTGACTTGGCAACTTTTGGTGACATTCGTTTTTGGATGGTGTCTAAATATTTTAGGTTGATGTCGTAAATCTCGGCTAAAGTCACATAGGGAGCCACTTCATAATCACCATGATTTACTGCGAAATTAGTTGTGTACAGGTATTTTCTTTTTTGAATGTTTTTTTGTTCCTCATCAATCTTAACGACTTCCTCAGTCTTTTTGTCTTTGAAGGCTTGGAATTTTTTTTCAATCAAATCCAAATCTTGATCAACGTATCTTGAGACCACTTTTTTGTATTCATCATATAGTTCCTGATTTTTAGACCCGGTAATTTTGACATCAGCGGTAAAGAAATCAAGTGAAGTTTCGATATTCATCTTTCCTTTTTCGGCAAAAAAAGCAATATTATTGTCTAAGGAATTGGTTACTCCTCTATCTAAAAACAAGTATAACATTTCGGGCGACTGCAAATCGAATTCGCTGGTAAAATGAGAATCACCATTAATTTTGATGGTATCAATTGCAACCAAAACCGTGTCTTTCATTCTTTGAATGTATAAAGTGCCGTTTTTTAATCCTTTGATATTTCCGTTTAAAACAAAATTTTTATCTGATTTTTTTCAGCACAAGAAATTAAAAGAAGTAGGGAAAAGCAAGCAATAACAGATTTGTACATGGTTTTAAATTTTACAGAGTTTCATTTTACTTAAA
Above is a genomic segment from Flavobacterium phycosphaerae containing:
- a CDS encoding T9SS type B sorting domain-containing protein — translated: MKSIIYVFCLLSFITVFGQSKSQKPTLVYDNTKKIEDRNGHLITDSIQRKVFFENQQKQLELLRKNSAKSTMALPAVPMCTNGSFEEFETVSANTVLKNYEYTTGEPLNPMQCKSVSEYANLRIKQYNPSDYGLMASTVPSNFIDEYIGNINAFDQYTLKINYKDSSPTMGLIQTKRYKTDNETIFKFNYKAVLQSITENDHDNEQPYFKARIINNAGAVVSEFCLIGNPADCIFTQAPTLEAGSIILYTPNWQSGLLDISSIPNNQEFTVEFMAARCGLNGHFGYAYIDDICLLHSNESLQGSIELDPLYKICPTLPISVCGSFSLPNSGGITATITTIDLKVYDATNAVVYTTQTPASLNLTTKRFCFDLTAANLPNVLTGSYNVSATINFGIVQTDCLGTSFASATDDDANPGWDIWFLNCVSCNLDLQSTSLTACDTNHDGKEFFNLSSVESIITTPQPGLVFSYYTTLANATNDTNAIATFANYESPTTTIFVRATLSPTCYKIIAIKLIVRNPTASISGILNVCSGSTVLTATAGTSYLWANSLGTSQSVTVTATGTYSVTVTDNNGCVANGTVTILSNNVAPLPSIVLTQPTCSTSTGSIQVTSPASEYSYDGGTTWVTNSTMSNLPYGTYLVKVKTAAGCISYSSSVNIIAFLSSFPNFSAVDPTFCGGLGSITITSPAAFYSFDDGVTWTTDNTATGLPSGIYLIRTKDAAGCISNFNSVTLSSEFLDPPLYIKDNPFCGNPGSIIITTPAAEYSFDGGTTWQTSNTLSNLSSGSYIIKIKDSQGCTSPNVYVYLNNLENSYPQYALDDAGCGTYATITILTPGDFYSFDGGTTWSTNPVLTNLNGPASFSIMVRKGAACKSYSASVYVNTKFLPIPSVTDYATTLCDSLNDGSENVDLTLYNANLIANSTSYNYSYYTSLTAAQTGNSSGLITNFTACNLSNSNNKVFVRITSTDSCSAVAVLQFTFIDSPRIYMEDRYPLCEFKFAIIDAGVGFDSYHWSSGQTVHAVSVIHDGNYSVTVTENHPAGLVCSSKKDITVFLSNPATITKIEEFDWTEVDNSIIITVTGLGIYEYSIDGGHYQDSNKFEHLKPGIYKVFVRDKYGCGVVDDEALLLNYPKFFTPNNDGVNDNWRIRFSQFEPEIDIKIFDRYGKLLIIMDSDEAWDGTYNGHLMPSDDYWFYVTRSDGKIHKGHFAMKR
- a CDS encoding DUF4369 domain-containing protein, which produces MKDTVLVAIDTIKINGDSHFTSEFDLQSPEMLYLFLDRGVTNSLDNNIAFFAEKGKMNIETSLDFFTADVKITGSKNQELYDEYKKVVSRYVDQDLDLIEKKFQAFKDKKTEEVVKIDEEQKNIQKRKYLYTTNFAVNHGDYEVAPYVTLAEIYDINLKYLDTIQKRMSPKVAKSMYGKKLNDFIAERKKEGK